From Portunus trituberculatus isolate SZX2019 chromosome 50, ASM1759143v1, whole genome shotgun sequence, the proteins below share one genomic window:
- the LOC123499787 gene encoding uncharacterized protein DDB_G0283357-like, protein MSLVNFLVPWLMFTLVCSVPSPTAPRSQEVSIVHSEERIGGTEDDIDNGTPRYVTDSELLGCDSSSSVTRLSLTGEKLLQAVPSITSRGLHLLGVQQKYGKDTAVRDAATQHHVSRRHYEQQMSEQHQHYQGEQGMYHHYSVVKCKHSYSGIFSFLAFCILSLDLTSNIMKSINISINIGGNSCECCCGGENGTDCGGGNDNNNNNNNNNNNNNGGGGTFFSGRKHIIGGGGSCGSCCCCGGGSGGSNNNNNNNNGAGAGNSTSGGGGGGGNNNNNNNNYFFSPAAVPYYGYYPPLPYDYYYYGRSLVDRVVEGLGNILHPPNPGSISLPKYTMGTSNDEDTWTDGHTDIPSYSFPFPHERKRREETVISINKREFQHSEVIGSTSNAEIDKRMPTAIPKQHSSGSNDIIQEEYYGKKRKTVHIEKRQEDEVISSSPEDLVGIGPVWQTYQKALSMLLTEDEDGVNELFLDKWFRVVLRMLRPHLDGARQVYSHIS, encoded by the exons ATGTCGCTCGTAAATTTCCTGGTACCGTGGCTTATGTTCACACTGGTCTGCTCTGTGCCCTCACCCACAGCCCCGCGGAGTCAAGAAGTGTCAATTGTGCACAGCGAGGAGAGGATTGGTGGTACTGAAGACGACATTGATAATGGCACTCCCCGTTATGTCACTGACTCTGAATTGCTTGGCTGTGATAGCAGCTCCTCGGTCACGCGTTTGAGTCTCACCGGGGAAAAGTTACTTCAGGCAGTTCCATCCATTACCTCCAGAGGCCTTCATCTCCTGGGTGTGCAGCAGAAATACGGGAAAGACACAGCGGTCAGAG ATGCAGCCACTCAGCACCACGTGTCACGCCGACATTACGAACAACAGATGAGCGAGCAGCATCAGCACTATCAAGGCGAGCAGGGAATGTATCACCACTACTCAGTGGTGAAGTGCAAACACTCTTATTCTGGCATCTTCTCCTTCCTGGCCTTCTGCATACTCTCCTTAGACTTGACATCGAACATCATGAAGTCGATCAACATTTCAATCAACATAGGAG GGAACAGCTGTGAATGTTGCTGTGGTGGCGAGAACGGTACCGATTGTGGGGGAgggaatgataataacaataacaacaacaataataataataacaataatggaggaggaggaacgtttTTCTCTGGTAGGAAACACATTATTGGCGGCGGTGGCAGCTGtggctcctgctgctgctgtggaggtggcagtggcggcagcaacaataacaataacaacaacaatggagcTGGGGCAGGAAACAGCACATcgggcggtggaggaggaggaggaaataataacaataacaataacaattatttCTTCAGTCCAGCCGCAGTGCCATACTACGGGTACTATCCTCCTTTGCcttatgattactactactacggccgTTCCCTGGTGGATAGAGTTGTAGAGGGCTTGGGCAACATCCTTCATCCACCGAACCCAGGCTCCATCAGCCTACCAAAATACACGATGGGGACCAGTAATGATGAGGACACCTGGACGGACGGGCACACTGACATACCGTCATACTCCTTTCCGTTCCctcatgaaagaaaacgtagagAAGAGACGGTGATTTCAATTAATAAGAGGGAATTTCAGCACAGTGAGGTGATAGGGAGCACTAGTAACGCTGAAATAGATAAGAGAATGCCTACTGCTATTCCAAAACAGCATTCAAGTGGCTCTAATGACATTATTCAAGAAGAATActatggaaaaaagagaaagacagtacatattgaaaaaagacaggaagatgAAGTAATCTCAAGCTCTCCTGAAGACTTGGTGGGGATAGGTCCTGTGTGGCAGACCTACCAG
- the LOC123500034 gene encoding zinc finger protein 585A-like: MMPTSETENEKSLSSIMEEHQLTNGSSGVALCEDMFDEDDTPLIIDESCLPQENNHEKLTGNETPKLKAKKNVQEMTVLYPCLECGKKFRRKAKLQAHLLTHKSKEEMECENCGKKFRKVELLFDHVCSGIGNSYKCSDCDECFRLKRDLTVHQQKHKKVSTCDEALDDKGSPEDLDFSSFVASFVKWPISCTHCGDELANLENYNVHMAAHKEGQPCVCAVCKMKFLCRDDYLLHKDLCHIEGIFECTRCSKRFHTEKKLGEHLETHCGEGTCCDACGLNFMSKDKLVSHMKVHKVNVFVCGKCKIIFKCNSSFKNHTCSIQDSSEKKLYTFGESLKKKVNEHCLISASAIDESDSEDADLCQVINESHICKVCGDSFKQKDDLKLHLTNHFQCIECKKYFKNQTDLDMHAFLLAEEKVYSCCLCEAIVHGKKELEYHLSQHLGSDDVPVDDLEWDDNTEGVQNVIPSLDSTESSQPTLLENSVGNVKIHKVVPAGNNALKCSSCGKFVLLNHSFSSHMEANAPVTDSDEEFIYISRLGSPQNKNKQKEETYCTCHYKLNVSLSEQNPSKSLSEYECQEVQKLISASQISTHLFLPKSTHESVDSKSESFLSEVTEDNSLVQMDVSNDRRGNSDEPDDFDEMLKPETEANCKASLNSNQLLNGDSTKSSASIISDNVVKIDGKNRCENPKVSSQDSEVSSIKRTGIKVIKVDKNVETLPQKTNMKEIVSNSNIGSENIPIGKPVRILVSTGLFGASGLNVTSLPVVNNSELKKSASSPKNSVTKRSQPEMSLVNQEELILHSLTGDDISRSFPETPVSMPKKIKQEKSIKKVLPSKHKDKTEFIASQSKDDSLKLSISKKLITSSRPQKVKADKRKNVNKQVLNSSSVTEMKDPNKVDPMLRPRGKRARPSKRRPPFRKSEQRISKTRPDVSTSNTNGSEPCHVPESNMIFKVEQLAYESDDDEEEEESLDFSGIKKEFLASDVFIKEEEWDIVDF, translated from the coding sequence ATGATGCCAACTTCTGagacagaaaatgagaaatcaCTTTCCAGCATCATGGAAGAACATCAGCTTACGAATGGAAGCAGTGGAGTGGCACTGTGTGAAGACATGTTTGATGAAGATGATACACCCTTGATTATTGATGAAAGCTGCTTGCCACAGGAGAACAATCATGAAAAGTTAACAGGCAATGAAACACcaaaattaaaagcaaaaaagaatgtGCAAGAAATGACAGTCTTGTATCCTTGTCTGGAGTGTGGGAAGAAGTTTAGACGGAAAGCTAAGCTTCAGGCTCACCTCCTCACCCACAAGTCcaaagaggagatggaatgtGAGAATTGTGGAAAGAAGTTTCGCAAAGTTGAGTTATTATTTGATCACGTGTGCAGTGGTATTGGCAACAGCTATAAGTGTTCGGACTGTGATGAATGTTTCAGACTCAAGAGAGATCTTACAGTTCATCagcaaaaacacaagaaagtaTCCACTTGTGATGAAGCATTGGATGACAAGGGCTCACCTGAAGATTtggatttttcctcctttgttgctTCCTTTGTAAAATGGCCCATCTCATGTACTCACTGTGGAGATGAGTTAGCCAATCTTGAAAACTATAATGTTCATATGGCTGCTCACAAGGAGGGGCAGCCTTGTGTCTGTGCAGTGTGTAAGATGAAGTTTTTGTGCAGAGACGACTATTTACTTCATAAAGACCTTTGTCATATAGAAGGAATTTTTGAGTGTACACGTTGCAGTAAGAGATTTCATACTGAAAAGAAGCTTGGTGAGCATTTGGAAACACACTGTGGGGAGGGAACATGTTGTGATGCTTGTGGACTAAATTTCATGAGTAAAGATAAGCTAGTGTCTCACATGAAAGTTCATAAAGtgaatgtatttgtgtgtggaaAGTGTAAAATAATATTCAAATGTAACAGTTCTTTTAAGAATCATACATGCAGTATCCAAGACAGCAGTGAGAAGAAGTTGTATACATTTGGAGAGTctctaaagaaaaaagtaaatgaacatTGTCTGATTTCAGCATCAGCCATTGATGAAAGTGATAGTGAGGATGCTGATCTCTGCCAGGTGATTAATGAATCTCACATTTGTAAGGTGTGTGGGGATTCGTTTAAGCAGAAAGATGATCTTAAATTACACCTTACAAATCATTTTCAATGTATAGAGTGTAAAAAGTATTTTAAGAACCAAACTGATTTGGACATGCATGCATTTTTGCTTGCAGAAGAAAAGGTTTATTCATGTTGTCTGTGTGAGGCTATTGTGCATGGTAAGAAAGAGCTTGAGTATCATCTGTCTCAGCATTTAGGATCAGATGATGTGCCAGTGGATGATTTAGAATGGGATGATAACACTGAGGGTGTTCAGAATGTTATTCCTAGTTTAGATTCTACAGAATCCTCACAGCCCACCTTGTTGGAAAATTCTGTTGGAAATGTTAAGATCCACAAAGTTGTACCAGCTGGCAATAATGCGTTGAAGTGTTCAAGCTGTGGAAAATTTGTCCTTTTGAACCATAGCTTCTCATCACATATGGAAGCAAATGCACCAGTAACTGATTCAGATGAAGAGTTTATTTATATCTCCAGATTGGGAAGtccacaaaataaaaacaagcagaAAGAGGAAACTTACTGTACATGTCACTATAAATTAAATGTTAGCCTAAGTGAACAGAATCCAAGTAAATCTCTCAGTGAATATGAATGCCAAGAGGTTCAGAAGCTGATAAGTGCATCTCAAATATCAACCCATTTATTTCTACCTAAATCAACTCATGAGTCTGTTGACTCTAAATCAGAATCATTCCTTAGTGAGGTTACAGAAGACAACTCTTTGGTGCAGATGGATGTAAGTAATGATAGAAGAGGAAATTCTGATGAACCTGATGACTTTGATGAAATGTTAAAGCCTGAGACAGAGGCAAACTGTAAGGCATCATTAAATTCCAATCAATTGCTAAATGGAGATTCAACGAAGAGTTCTGCCTCAATTATCTCAGACAATGTAGTAAAAATAGATGGTAAGAATAGATGTGAGAACCCAAAAGTGTCTTCACAAGATTCAGAAGTATCATCTATTAAAAGAACTGGTATTAAGGTAATTAAAGTTGATAAAAATGTTGAAACTTTACCTCAGAAAACAAATATGAAGGAAATTGTATCGAATAGTAACATAGGAAGTGAAAATATACCAATTGGGAAACCTGTTAGAATTTTAGTCTCAACAGGATTATTTGGAGCTTCTGGCCTCAATGTTACATCACTTCCTGTAGTAAATAACAGTGAGCTAAAGAAATCTGCATCTTCACCAAAAAATTCTGTTACAAAGAGATCACAACCTGAAATGAGTCTTGTTAACCAAGAGGAATTAATTTTGCACTCTCTTACGGGAGATGATATTAGTAGAAGTTTCCCGGAGACTCCTGTATCCATGCCAAAGAAAATCAAGCAAGAAAAATCCATTAAAAAGGTACTACCTTCAAAGCATAAAGATAAGACAGAATTCATTGCTTCCCAGTCCAAGGATGATTCATTGAAGCTTTCAATCAGCAAAAAATTAATTACTAGCTCTAGGCCTCAGAAAGTTAAagctgataaaagaaaaaatgtaaacaagcaAGTATTGAATTCTTCCAGTGTTACTGAAATGAAGGATCCCAATAAAGTAGATCCAATGCTGAGACCTAGAGGTAAAAGAGCAAGACCATCAAAGAGAAGGCCTCCATTTAGGAAAAGTGaacaaagaataagtaaaacaaGGCCAGATGTTTCCACGTCAAATACTAATGGTAGTGAGCCTTGTCATGTTCCTGAGAGCAACATGATTTTCAAAGTGGAACAGCTTGCTTATGAatcagatgatgatgaagaggaggaggagtctcttGATTTTAGTGGAATTAAGAAGGAATTCCTTGCCTCAGATGTTTtcattaaggaggaggaatgggatatTGTTGACTTTTGA